The stretch of DNA ACTGTTGAAGAATTGGAAGAACTCTACACGCGCACGTTCGATATCAACCCGATTGCAAATCTGGAAATCGGTTGGCATTTGTATGGCGAGCAATATGAACGTGGAGAGTTTCTCGTTATGATGCGTTCGGTATTGCGTGAACATGCCGTCGAAGAATCATCCGAATTGCCCGACCATCTTACGCACATTCTTCTTGCGCTCGGCAGAATGAAAAAAGAAGAAGCCGACGCGTTTGCAGTGAAGTATATTTCTCCATCAATTGAAAAAATCGTCGAGGCGTTTGGCGAGACGGATAATCCGTACGTCCACTTGCTTCATGCAATAAAAAGTTTTCTCGAACAACAACATCAGTTCAACACATCGAAGTATCAACCGGAAGTTGTAGCCCATGAGTAGTTCAAGTCCGTTTTTTCTTGACCAAGTTCTCTTTATCGTCCTGCCGTATCTGGCATTCGCGTTGTTTCTTCTTGTTTCCATCAGAAGATACATTCGCGAATCATTTACGTTTTCAAGTTTGTCTTCTCAGTTTCTTGAGAATCAACATCATTTCTGGGGACTCGTTCCGTTTCATTACGGAATTATCTTCGTTCTCACCGGTCACTTCGTCGGGTTCCTGATTCCGCGGGAAGTGTTG from Ignavibacteriota bacterium encodes:
- a CDS encoding molecular chaperone TorD family protein, whose amino-acid sequence is MNERVQMYDWFARMLSYPNDMRYGIWDIGLEIDNLHLTSHISHHLDKFKKGVEGLTVEELEELYTRTFDINPIANLEIGWHLYGEQYERGEFLVMMRSVLREHAVEESSELPDHLTHILLALGRMKKEEADAFAVKYISPSIEKIVEAFGETDNPYVHLLHAIKSFLEQQHQFNTSKYQPEVVAHE